Sequence from the Erythrolamprus reginae isolate rEryReg1 chromosome 2, rEryReg1.hap1, whole genome shotgun sequence genome:
GAGAAGGGCACCTGGGAGGAGTAAACTTCACGTAGCTATAATCTATAAATAATCTtcaattttattatatatatatatttttttaaaagaatcttaGTTTATATTTGTGCAAAATTCAGAAGACCCTACATCTGGAGTTGTTCTTTGACTTTCTCCCTAGAATTCTTTGCTGTTTCCCTCACAAATCCGATTTTTGCAGATTTGGTCACTTGCTTTTTTGAGACATAcacatagataataataataataataataataataataatttattagatttgtatgccgcccctctctgaagactcgtatGTATGCTTTTTGTGTCActctcatttacttatttatttttacacaTTCAGAAGACTGCACCTTCTGCTACTTTTTCTGCAGCTTTTAAGGATACTTTCCATAAAGTATCTTATTTCTGCTTCACATTCTGGACACCAGAACTAGATCCTGAAAGACTGGTGGACAATCCCACTATTTGGACAATATCTCAGAATCTATTTGTCACAGTATACTTGTCTTGTCTATATAACTTAATGGATGTTGATTTGTGACAAGAATCTTAAACATCATTTAAATCCCAATAACGAAGAAACACACATATTTTTACTGGTTATTGTTGATGGGATACAGCACCTAAAATGCCAGCCTAGGTTGATGGGCTCTAAATCTTAGCTAGTACTTTCCTTATTGATCGTAACTTCTCTTTTTACCATCTTTTTTTAGTTTCCCAACTTGCTCCCTCCTCAAGCATTAATTTAGCCAAACTGAAGGTTTCAATACCAGCAGTGGAACTGCTCTGCTGTATAAACATCTGGATCCCAAATGTTTAGCAATCTCTCTTCAGACAACACCTCCCTTTTCACACGTGCGCCTGTCCTGCTGAATCTCAAAGGATTAGCCAAGGGTTAGTGATGGGAAAGGGCACTGTATTATTTCAATACTTCAAAGGAAGTTGAGTTCTCTATTACTTTCCCTGTCTTTTTCTCATCTGAGGACCCCTGTGAACAAAAAAGCCACTTTGTTTGGATGTTGTTCCTTTCCCAGATGTGAAGATGCCCCATCTTTTTAAATTGGAGCAAGCATTAATGTACAGTAAGTAGCCCCCGAGACAAAACTTTGAATGTCCATTGTTTACCAAAATGTCAGCATGTAGGTATTCAAAGCAGAAGGTCTTAATCTATTTTGGTCTTAGCTGATGCATTACTCTGGCCCAGGTAGCGTAGATGTTCTCCTCAGATTTTCTTTGACTTTAATAAATTCTGGTGCATTCTCTTCTTGTTTCTCATCTTCCCTTTCCGTCTGATTAAAAAAAGGCAGAAGAAATAAataggtgattttttaaaaagtaattttcttTATAATCACTGCAACGCCTATTAGTTATAGAAATGGGAGGCTAGACAAAACTTTTAAGGGAAGTTAATATGCTATGTGATGTGTCACTCGGTGATGCTGGAGGCAACTGGCCTTAAGTGTCACCATCTGCATCCAGCCACTGAACAGacatttattttttgttaatCACAGTTTAGAACCTAAAGGGCTATTCAATTCTCAGCCCTATATCAGGCAACTGATTGCTTATCAACTCATCAGCTTTAATTTTCTGTCCAAATCAGTAATAAACAATCCTCAGAAACCTGTGTGCATATTTAAAACTTCCTCTTAAAAAAATCAATTCTTTCCTAGTGTTCTTTCTTCTTCCAGAGATGTATTAAATTAATTCAATTTGAGTGTGCCGCATTGgacttttcctcttttctcagaATTTCATCTACAGCTGTTAGTCAAAGATAAAAtttatcacctctctctctctcctatctaccccccccccacatctACATCTAGactgatagctagctagctattgtATATGGTGCGTGCCTGAGATCAATTgatctatctatgtttctatgtatctatgtatctgtctatgtatctatctatctatgtatctatctatgtttctatgtatgtatatatgtatgtatgtatgtatgtatccatccatccatccatccatccatccattcatctatcctatcatctatctattctatctatcatctatacatctatctttcatctctctctctttctgtctctttcatcatcatttctccatctctctctcccctccccctctctttgtatcctgcctttattatttttataagtaatTAATGTTCATTAAAAATCCAGCACACTTTCCTCTTCTTATATTCTCCACAATAACAACATGTGAAGtattgggctgagaaagaatgactggcTTGAAGTTATCCAGCTGGCATTCATGGCTAAGATGGAACTAGAACTTACAATCttctggtgattgacccaaagtcacccggtCAGCTTTGATGGTTAAGACAAGTTccccactttctagcctggtgtcttaatcACCAAATTACCTGGGCAGATGTCAGCTTTTAACTGACTTAAATGAAAACATGTTATTAAAtattctgcaacccagcaagacagacacagatttcagaggataatcagaactgcagaaaaaacaattactgccaacctgccttccactgaggacctgtattactgcacaccaggacaactattgccgcacgaatcccagcgaccgattaggtcccacagagttggccttctctgggtcccgtcgtctGGCCggtcccaggggaatagccttctctgtggcggccccgactctctggaaccagctccctccggagattagaactgcccccaccctccttgcctttcgtaaactccttaaaacctacctctgccgtcaggcatgggggaattgaggcacccccccccccgggccaatacaatttatgtatggtatgtttgtgtgtatgtctgttttaataatggttttttttaaagtttttaaaatttattagatttgttatgaattgtttcattgtatgctgtgagccgccccaagtctacggagaggggcggcatacaaatctaataaacaaacaaacaaacaaacaaataataaataaactaggcacaagaatagttttttctgaacgccatcactctgctaaacaaataattccctcaacactgtcaaactattcactaaggctgcattactattagtcttattGTGAGGAAATAGgaaatcacccatctcctcccattatgactgtatgattgtaactttttgcttgtatccttatgatttatagtaatagaaacatagaaacatagaagattgatggcagaaaaagacctcatggtccatctagtctgcccttatactatttcctgtattttatcttaggatggatatatgtttatcccaggcatgtttaaattcagttactgtggatttaccaaccacggctgctggaagtttgttccaaggatctactactctttcagtaaaataatattttctcatgttgctaatattgattgcttcctgattgcttagtTGTATcctcaatcattaagtgttttacctcatgatgcttgacaaatgtatcttttcttgcatccaagacaaattccttgtattcaattcaattctttttaaaattattgtaaaCAATGAACATAAGGACACAGGGGAGAAAACCTTGTTAGGGAGGCATCGGCACCTGACAGAgttatggtttgtttgttttgtgacATGTTAACAGTCTTTGTGGGTTATACAACCCTCAGAACGGTCACTTTTGCTGATTAAAAGAAACTGAAATTTGAAGCCTGGCCGGTTTAATGCCAAAGAGAACATCAGACTAAGAATTTAGTATGTGGAAACTCACAGGAGCTTAATTTCATGCTTTTTGGCAATTGAAAGGGGAACTTTATTCTGACATATTATCTTTCTGGTTTCGTAGTTTCCAAATCCTGAACAGTCTTTTACTTTCTGGCCTGGTTTGAAGCTTTGCCTTCTAATGTAATGAAGTGTAGACTCAGGTAAGTCCCTTATGCCCAACGCTTCTCTGCGTATCAAATGGAAGTGACTGAAATTGTAAGTCATGGACTGTTGCACTGCCTGTTTTAAATAGATCATATTTTTCATCACTTCCTTTTAACAATTTTCCACTGGAGATCAGATAAATTTTATAcggttctctctctcctttcaaaCTTGAATGCAGGTTCCAATATCAACATATTAATGAGAATCCTCCCTCAAAATTGTCAAGTTTGCAGTTTGAGTATAAAGATGGTTAAACCTACAAAAACAATTGTGGAGAAATAAATACTGAACTGTTTATAATTTTAAGAATGCTACATTTACACTGTATACTTCTGGGCCCCTACAAGactgggaattgggaggggtgttAATATTTTACAGTGGTTCTACTCCTATTTTAGTGTAGAGTGTtagtcatttttttaaataataataataataataataataataataataattattattattattattattatattactattattattattactgctatttattagatttgtatgccgcccctctccagagactcggagtggatcacaacaacaaaacagtacaaatccaatggttaaaacaatttaaaacccttaatatattctggtccgatgggaGGCAGGAGTACTATGCCCAAAACTTTAGCAATATCAGTCTAGGATGTTACAAGTTTGGTGCTCACTGGCCTGTTATTTTAACATCTATTTGAAATTATCAGAGGAGGTCATTCAGTGGTTTGTAAAGAAATATCATCAATATAGTAATGATACTGTGTTGATACCAATACTATGGATACTCCCAAGTtcccaggccttctatagatagtgtggcaagccgttaatttaccaccaacttctgcactggcttgacaacTGTTATATACTGCATTCCAACTGTAAAATACTAATTCTACCCactgtggcacagtggttagaatgtagtattgcaagcAAACTCTACCCACAGTCtagagttcgatcctgatgggcTGTAGGTTGACTCACAGCCTTCCGTCTTTCTgatgttggtaaaatgagaacccagattgttgggagcaatatgttaACATTGTAAACCAACTAGAGAGTGCAATAAAGCATTAGGGGGtagtatatgtctaagtgctattgctatatcatgaggcatggtggcacagtggttagagtgccagctgctgcctgccagctgcctgcaatttggcagttcaagtctcaccaggctcaaggttgactcaggcttccatcattccgagatgggtaaaacgaagacccaaattgttggtggcaatatgctgactctgtaaacctcttagagagggctgtaaagcagtgtttccaaaccttggcaacctgaagatatctggacttcaactcccagaattccccagccagcgaatgcctgaGAGTtcaagttcaaatatcttcaagttgccaaggttgggaaacactgctgtaaagcactacgatgtggtatataagtctattgctattaTCATCAAACTTTGGCTAAGCCAAAGTCCTATAGGCTATGAAGATTCAGATGATGCAAAACAAACTCACATTCAATCTTTCCAAGATGGAGCAACATATCATCAATGGACACCAGGGAAAATAGAAACATAAGAATCATGGACTGATaggaactttggaggtcttctacaatATTTTAGTCTTTTTTGCTTATAGAAAAGTTTGTGACTGTTTGCTTGAAAACCACATCCCTTGCTCTCTACAGTtgaggtagttctcgacttaggaccacaattgaacccaaaatttctgttgctaagcgatatagtggttaagtgagttttgccccactttacaacctttcttgccaccgttattaagtgaatcactgcagtggttaagttagtTACATGgttaaatctggcttcctcactcactttgcttgtcagaaggtcgcaaatgaCCCTGGGACAATGCAGCTGTCGTAAATatcaaccagttgccaagcatccagattttgatcacatgaccatggggttgTTGGTtgttgcaacagttgtaaatgtgaaaaatgatcatcagTCgccctttttccagtgctgttgaaaTGGCCATTAAATAAATTGGTTGTAAGTCCAGAACTACCAGTATTAGAAAAATCTCTGTGTCTTTTAAAGGAGTTTAACCTAGTAGAATGCACAATTTTTTCTACCTCCTCgagcttctgttgccttttcaagaGCTCCTGTTCAAATGGAGATTttaatttctttgcctcttcttcttctttcctctgtTTCAACAGCTGGTTTCGTCTGCGATGCTCTAGGACTCTTTGCAGTTCTGGTTTACTCTCAACACCTCTAAAAGATAAGGTAGACATTGAAAGACTGAGATTGAACTTGAATGCCAAAAAGATAAATGAATCCTATGTGTGCGTTTCCCCCATAAAATACATTCAACTTTCTAGATAGGTTTCTGCCCCTAGCCCACTCCAGTCCTGCTGTGCTGCCTTATTATACTACAGATATATTCCCTAGAGAAATAAGCAATGGGAATGTATTCCAAGAGCACATACTTCACACCACAGCTGCTCAGTTCAAATAAACAGATGTTGGAAGTGGGTGTTCATTTTAGTGACAACCACAAAGGAGTTATTTCATGCTGCATCAAGTGAAGGCATGGGAACAAATGGGCAGTCAAAATGTAGTAAACATTGACATATACCTTTCAAACTGGGTGCCACTCAACAGCCTACTGAAGATCTTTCAGAATGCTAATGATGTTATGACATTGCTAACTGAAAACTTTCCAGATGGTTGCTAATGTAaccatgcaagaaaaaaaaaatctgaagctGCCAAAATAGAATTATGGTGGGAATACAGAATATAAGAAGCGGGGAAAGCTCAATACTATGTCTACATCCTTTTTCTTGGGGTCATGCTCTGTGTCACCCATTGGCAGGTCAGTTTTTGATGATACTCCAGGCAAAAAAGTGAAAAAGGAAGCGAACAAAAAGATATAAACAACTGAATATAAAGAGGACCCAAGAAATGAAAAAAGGTGTAACAATTAGCCTTAGAATTGACAATGAGGATATTAAAGTGGTGGATAGCTTATTCATTTAAGATCAACAATCAACCTTATTTTAAAGGTTTTCTCTCTGGTAATGTTATACTGTACTTCTAATTAGGGCATAGAAAATCTTTGCCAGACTTATCCTTGAGTACTGCTCACCTGCCTATAACCCACACTGTATTTCAGACAATACATCAGAGAGAGTCCAgaggtattttacaagaagaATACTCAACTCCTCTGCTAGCAATAAAATTCCTTATTCCAATAGACTTAAAATTTTAGGCCTGGATGACCTTGAACTATGCCATCTACATTctgacctaagcttagtacacaaaATCATCTACTTAATGTCCTatctgttaacaactactttaatttcaaccacaataatactagggctatcaatagatacaaactaaatgtaatccactctaatcttgattgcagaaaatatgacttctacAATAAAgtagtaaatgtctggaacacTTTACCTGATCCTGTTGTAAGTTTCTCTAACCTCCATACCTTTTTACTTTAAATTGTCTACTTTGGACCTTACACATTTCTTAAGAGCCCTCTaaggggtatttatttatttattagatttgtatgccgcccctctccatagactcggggcggctcacagcaacaataaaataatgtacaacaaatctaataatttaaaaaccactaaaaaccccattattaaaagcaattatacacacaaacataccatgcataaactgtataggctcgggggagatgtctcaattcccccatgcctgacggcagaggtgggttttaaggagtttacgaaaggcaacgagggtgggggcagttctaatctcctgggggagctggttcgagaggattggggccgccacagagaagtctcttcccctgggtcccgccaaacaacattgtttagtcgatgggacccagagaaggccaactctgtggacctaaccggtcgctgggatttgtgtggcagaaggcggtcctggagatactctggtccgatgccataggtcataaccaacacttataggtcataaccaacactttgaattgtgaccggaaactgatcggcaaccaatgcaggctgcggagtgttggtgtaacatgggcatacctagggaagcccatgattgctctcgcaactgcattctgcacgatctg
This genomic interval carries:
- the FAM107A gene encoding actin-associated protein FAM107A isoform X2, whose protein sequence is MYSDIQSERPDIGNIMTHPDYLDGNPDLIKPKKLLNPVRASKSHQELHRELLMNHRRGVESKPELQRVLEHRRRNQLLKQRKEEEEAKKLKSPFEQELLKRQQKLEETEREDEKQEENAPEFIKVKENLRRTSTLPGPE